One Fundulus heteroclitus isolate FHET01 chromosome 11, MU-UCD_Fhet_4.1, whole genome shotgun sequence DNA segment encodes these proteins:
- the ckma gene encoding creatine kinase, muscle a: MPFGNTHNNFKLNYKVEEEFPDLSKHNNHMAKILTKEIYGKLRDKQTPSGYTLDDVIQTGVDNPGHPFIMTVGCVAGDEESYEVFKDLLDPVISDRHGGYKPTDKHKTDLNFENLKGGDDLDPNYVLSSRVRTGRSIKGYTLPPHNSRGERRAIEKLAVEALTSLDGEFKGKYYPLKSMTDAEQEQLISDHFLFDKPVSPLLTCAGMARDWPDGRGIWHNDNKTFLVWVNEEDHLRVISMQKGGNMREVFRRFCVGLQKIEEIFKKHNHGFMWNEHLGYILTCPSNLGTGLRGGVHVKLPKLSTHPKFEEILTRLRLQKRGTGGVDTASVGGVFDISNADRLGSSEVDQVQLVVDGVKLMVEMEKKLEKGEAIDGMIPAQK; the protein is encoded by the exons ATGCCTTTCGGAAACACCCacaacaacttcaaactcaacTACAAAGTTGAGGAGGAGTTCCCAGACCTGTCCAAGCACAACAACCATATGGCCAAGATCCTGACCAAGGAGATCTATGGCAAGTTGAGGGACAAGCAGACACCAAGTGGTTACACTTTGGATGATGTGATCCAGACTGGTGTCGACAACCCTG GTCACCCCTTCATCATGACTGTTGGCTGCGTCGCTGGTGATGAGGAGTCCTACGAGGTTTTCAAGGACCTGCTGGACCCCGTCATCTCCGACCGTCATGGTGGATACAAGCCCACTGACAAGCACAAGACTGACCTCAACTTTGAGAACCTGAAG GGTGGTGATGACCTGGACCCCAACTATGTCCTGTCCAGCCGTGTTCGTACTGGTCGCAGCATCAAGGGATACACCCTGCCCCCTCACAACAGCCGTGGCGAGCGCAGAGCTATTGAGAAGCTGGCTGTTGAGG CTCTTACCAGCCTGGATGGCGAGTTCAAGGGAAAGTATTATCCCCTGAAGTCAATGACTGATGCCGAGCAGGAGCAGCTGATCAGtgatcacttcctgtttgataAGCCCGTCTCTCCCCTGCTGACCTGCGCTGGTATGGCCCGCGACTGGCCCGATGGCAGAGGCATCTG GCACAACGACAACAAGACCTTCTTGGTCTGGGTGAATGAGGAAGATCACTTGCGTGTTATCTCCATGCAGAAAGGTGGCAACATGAGGGAAGTCTTCAGACGTTTCTGTGTTGGCCTGCAGAAG ATTGAGGAGATCTTCAAGAAGCACAACCATGGCTTCATGTGGAACGAGCATCTTGGCTACATCCTGACTTGCCCCTCCAACCTGGGTACCGGCCTGCGTGGTGGCGTGCATGTCAAGCTGCCCAAGCTGAGCACACATCCCAAATTCGAGGAGATCCTCACAAGGCTGCGCCTGCAGAAGCGTGGCACAG GTGGTGTGGACACTGCATCTGTGGGCGGCGTGTTTGACATCTCTAATGCTGACCGTCTGGGCTCCTCTGAGGTGGACCAGGTCCAGCTGGTGGTTGACGGTGTCAAGCTTATGGTGGAGATGGAAAAGAAGCTTGAGAAGGGAGAGGCCATTGATGGCATGATCCCCGCCCAGAAGTAA